In Methanococcoides sp. AM1, one genomic interval encodes:
- a CDS encoding transcriptional regulator, protein MNNGEFYMDDEDNEMVLLLQKLNVSKPVAKTLACLLTAEQITSREVERMSRLRQPEVSIAMTYLQNNNWVDVEEVKKKQGKGRPIKVYTLTVPMDEIIDTIEQKVIAENQMMLENIERLKDLS, encoded by the coding sequence ATGAATAACGGAGAATTTTATATGGATGATGAAGACAACGAGATGGTCTTGCTCCTTCAGAAACTGAATGTTTCGAAGCCTGTGGCAAAGACACTTGCTTGTTTGTTAACTGCTGAACAGATAACTTCCCGTGAGGTCGAAAGGATGTCACGTTTAAGGCAACCAGAGGTCAGTATTGCCATGACCTATCTTCAGAATAACAACTGGGTGGATGTCGAAGAAGTAAAGAAGAAACAGGGAAAGGGCAGACCTATAAAAGTGTATACTCTAACTGTTCCAATGGATGAGATCATTGATACTATAGAGCAGAAGGTTATAGCTGAGAATCAAATGATGCTGGAGAACATTGAAAGGCTGAAAGACCTTTCATGA